In Streptomyces sp. P3, one DNA window encodes the following:
- a CDS encoding ABC transporter substrate-binding protein — MYRLRSTPSPSQMSRRLFLTAAGAVSLGAALTACGDSGGGSSASAKPISQADIDKAMKTPTELTFWTWVPDIAKEVALFEKKYPAIKVKVVNAGQGTPQYTKLRTALKAGSGAPDMVQIEYQAIPTFTITNSLLDLRPYGAAALKNTFVDWTWGQVSGTNGEVWAIPQDTGPMGMLYRQDIFDKHGIEVPTTWDEFAAAARKLHKADPDVYLTNLAASQVAAWHGLLWQAGAKPYVTSGKSDITISVDDAVSQKLATYWGGLAKEGVIGVEPDFTDSWYSALNKGKYATWITAAWGPVFLSGSAKATAGKWRAAPLPQWDASKPSSGNWGGSTTAVIRSTKNPIAAAQFAQFLNSDPASAKMFATEQFFFPATKALLTDASFVGDAPAFYGGQKVNKVFADISSTVSSSFQWPPFLDQAATDWTETVGKSLADGSDTARALGTWQSRLTTYAKKQGFTVNS; from the coding sequence ATGTACAGACTCCGCTCCACCCCCAGCCCGTCCCAGATGAGCCGCCGGCTCTTCCTCACCGCCGCGGGAGCGGTGTCACTGGGCGCCGCCCTCACCGCCTGCGGCGACAGCGGCGGCGGTTCCTCGGCCTCCGCGAAGCCGATCAGCCAGGCCGACATCGACAAGGCGATGAAGACGCCGACCGAGCTGACGTTCTGGACGTGGGTCCCGGACATCGCCAAGGAGGTCGCCCTCTTCGAGAAGAAGTACCCGGCGATCAAGGTCAAGGTCGTCAACGCCGGTCAGGGCACCCCGCAGTACACCAAGCTGCGCACCGCGCTGAAGGCCGGCAGCGGCGCCCCCGACATGGTCCAGATCGAGTACCAGGCGATCCCGACGTTCACGATCACCAACAGCCTGCTGGACCTGCGGCCCTACGGCGCCGCCGCGCTCAAGAACACGTTCGTCGACTGGACCTGGGGGCAGGTCAGCGGAACGAACGGCGAGGTGTGGGCGATCCCGCAGGACACCGGCCCGATGGGCATGCTCTACCGGCAGGACATCTTCGACAAGCACGGCATCGAAGTCCCCACCACCTGGGACGAGTTCGCCGCGGCGGCCCGCAAGCTCCACAAGGCCGACCCGGACGTCTACCTCACCAACCTCGCCGCCAGCCAGGTCGCCGCCTGGCACGGTCTGCTGTGGCAGGCGGGCGCCAAGCCGTACGTGACCTCCGGCAAGAGCGACATCACCATCAGCGTCGACGACGCCGTCTCGCAGAAGCTCGCCACGTACTGGGGCGGCCTGGCGAAGGAAGGGGTCATCGGCGTCGAACCCGACTTCACCGACTCCTGGTACTCCGCGCTCAACAAGGGCAAGTACGCCACCTGGATCACCGCGGCCTGGGGCCCCGTGTTCCTCTCCGGCTCCGCCAAGGCCACCGCGGGCAAGTGGCGAGCGGCCCCGCTCCCGCAGTGGGACGCCTCGAAGCCGAGCTCGGGCAACTGGGGCGGCTCGACCACCGCGGTCATCCGGTCCACCAAGAACCCCATCGCGGCCGCGCAGTTCGCACAGTTCCTCAACAGCGACCCGGCCAGCGCGAAGATGTTCGCCACCGAGCAGTTCTTCTTCCCCGCCACCAAGGCCCTGCTCACCGACGCCTCGTTCGTGGGCGACGCGCCGGCCTTCTACGGCGGCCAGAAGGTCAACAAGGTCTTCGCCGACATCAGCTCCACGGTCAGCTCCTCCTTCCAGTGGCCGCCGTTCCTCGACCAGGCGGCCACCGACTGGACCGAGACCGTCGGCAAGTCACTGGCCGACGGCTCCGACACCGCCCGCGCGCTCGGGACCTGGCAGTCGAGGCTCACGACGTACGCCAAGAAGCAGGGCTTCACCGTCAACTCCTGA
- a CDS encoding LacI family DNA-binding transcriptional regulator yields MDVARVAGVSQKTVSRVFNDEPYVSADVRRRVLEAADELGYRLNNAARALASGRTRSIGVVTLGTALYGPASLIMGVERAVRDTGYALRVVNTVEGDPAGVAPAVDSLLDQGVDGIVISEPIDDGRDGDLSARLDVDVPVLVLGAPPFSAPRSLVAGVGADVMARTATEFLLDLGHLTVHHLAGPQRWFAARDRAEGWRSALVGNGRAVPPVIEGDWSAASGYAAGRRLAADAGVTAVFTANDDMAIGLIRALTEAGRRVPKDVSVVGFDDIPVAAYVTPPLTTIRQPFDVVAQEGIKRLVHIIENPQADPLPASEPPVDLVLRASTAPPPTRPPRDHGHRVAHRPSTGGPAPPAKATVPAQD; encoded by the coding sequence GTGGACGTGGCCCGGGTCGCGGGCGTCTCCCAGAAGACGGTGTCCCGGGTCTTCAACGACGAGCCGTACGTCTCCGCCGATGTGCGCCGACGCGTCCTCGAGGCCGCCGACGAACTCGGCTACCGACTGAACAACGCCGCCCGGGCGCTCGCCTCCGGACGGACGCGGTCGATCGGGGTCGTGACACTGGGAACCGCCCTGTACGGACCCGCCTCGCTGATCATGGGCGTGGAGCGCGCCGTACGGGACACGGGCTACGCCCTGCGTGTGGTCAACACCGTGGAGGGCGACCCCGCCGGCGTCGCCCCCGCCGTCGATTCACTCCTCGACCAGGGTGTGGACGGCATCGTCATCTCCGAGCCGATCGACGACGGGCGGGACGGAGATCTCTCGGCCCGCCTCGACGTGGACGTACCCGTCCTCGTCCTCGGCGCGCCGCCGTTCTCGGCGCCGAGGTCGCTGGTGGCCGGTGTCGGCGCCGACGTCATGGCGCGGACGGCCACCGAATTCCTGCTGGACCTGGGACATCTGACGGTCCATCACTTGGCTGGACCGCAGCGGTGGTTCGCGGCCCGCGACCGTGCCGAGGGCTGGCGCTCCGCGCTGGTCGGGAACGGCAGGGCGGTACCGCCGGTCATCGAAGGCGACTGGTCGGCGGCCTCCGGTTACGCGGCCGGCCGCCGGCTGGCTGCCGACGCCGGCGTCACCGCGGTGTTCACCGCCAACGACGACATGGCCATCGGCCTCATCCGGGCCCTGACCGAAGCCGGCCGACGCGTACCGAAGGACGTCAGCGTGGTCGGCTTCGACGACATCCCCGTCGCGGCCTACGTGACTCCTCCGCTCACCACGATCCGGCAGCCTTTCGACGTCGTGGCGCAGGAGGGGATCAAACGCCTCGTGCACATCATCGAGAACCCTCAGGCGGATCCCTTGCCGGCGAGCGAGCCGCCGGTCGACCTCGTCCTCCGTGCCTCCACCGCGCCGCCTCCCACCCGGCCACCCCGGGATCACGGTCACCGCGTCGCCCACCGTCCGAGCACGGGCGGGCCCGCCCCGCCCGCGAAGGCGACCGTCCCAGCCCAGGACTGA
- a CDS encoding ABC transporter permease: protein MSATTDLTEPTASKAGPAGGDTVRRRVDIGRFRELSLVPAILVLGLIGFIVSPAFLTADNLIGVAQQSTELSLLVLATTFILIAGRMDLSLESTIGVAPVIAVWLVLPSSGGRFNGLGLLPEWTAVPLCLLVGALIGAVNGFLILKLRLNGFIVTLGALTMLRGLQVALSEGQSIVELPSSFTYLGKASWLGMPAAIWVCALLFALGGSALAWLRHGRALYAIGGNAEAARTAGIRVDRIVWIVLILGSVLAAFAGILYSGHYGSISATQGSGWIFQVFAATVIGGVSLNGGKGSVFGALTGVLTLQLVVNVMTLAGVPPLWNQFLNGAIIIVALIISRFASGEKQE, encoded by the coding sequence ATGTCCGCCACCACAGATCTCACCGAGCCCACCGCGAGCAAGGCCGGGCCGGCCGGCGGCGACACCGTCCGCCGCCGGGTCGACATCGGACGCTTCCGTGAGCTGTCCCTGGTCCCGGCCATCCTCGTCCTGGGACTCATCGGGTTCATCGTCTCGCCGGCCTTCCTCACCGCCGACAACCTGATCGGTGTGGCCCAGCAGTCCACCGAGCTGAGTCTGCTGGTGCTCGCCACGACGTTCATCCTGATCGCCGGACGGATGGACCTGTCGCTGGAGTCCACCATCGGCGTGGCCCCCGTCATCGCCGTCTGGCTCGTACTGCCCTCGAGCGGCGGCCGCTTCAACGGGCTCGGCCTCCTTCCCGAGTGGACGGCCGTCCCGCTCTGCCTGCTGGTCGGCGCGCTGATCGGGGCCGTCAACGGCTTCCTCATCCTCAAGCTGCGCCTCAACGGCTTCATCGTCACGCTCGGCGCCCTGACCATGCTCCGCGGTCTGCAGGTCGCCCTCTCCGAGGGCCAGTCCATCGTCGAGTTGCCCTCGTCCTTCACCTACCTGGGCAAGGCGTCCTGGCTGGGCATGCCCGCCGCCATCTGGGTGTGCGCGCTGCTCTTCGCCCTCGGGGGCAGTGCACTGGCCTGGCTCCGGCACGGCCGGGCGCTCTACGCGATCGGCGGCAACGCGGAGGCGGCCCGTACCGCGGGCATCCGCGTCGACCGCATCGTGTGGATCGTCCTCATCCTCGGCAGCGTCCTCGCCGCGTTCGCCGGCATCCTCTACAGCGGCCACTACGGCTCCATCTCCGCCACCCAGGGCAGCGGCTGGATCTTCCAGGTCTTCGCCGCGACCGTCATCGGCGGGGTCAGCCTCAACGGCGGCAAGGGCTCCGTGTTCGGCGCCCTCACCGGCGTCCTCACCCTGCAGTTGGTCGTGAACGTCATGACGCTGGCGGGCGTGCCTCCGCTGTGGAACCAGTTCCTCAACGGCGCCATCATCATCGTCGCCCTGATCATCTCCCGCTTCGCCTCCGGCGAGAAGCAGGAGTAA
- a CDS encoding sugar ABC transporter ATP-binding protein, which produces MADTATAPAAGPGTPAPVAEAAGISKRFGATVALRDARIAVAPGESHALVGRNGAGKSTLVSVLTGLQQPDTGSLHFSGEPAPAVGDIDAWRSRVACVYQRSTIIGELTVAENLFLNRQSGGAVRPIRWKRLRRRAEELLGEYGVAVDPTARARDLTVEQRQFVEIARALSFGARFIILDEPTAKLDARGIERLFDKLRDLRRQGVAFLFISHHLQEVYDLCATVTVYRDAAHILTAPVAELGHQALVEAMTGESAGAANAAGRPRVARANAAEVLSLDALTLPGACEDISLTVRSGEVVGLAGATASGNVQVGEAIAGLHRARTGRISVRGRAVRTGSVPSALAAGVGFVPEDRHLQGLVGNRSVAENATLTVTDQLGPFGTVLPARTRAFARNMIRDLDIKTPGAATAVSALSGGNQQKVVVARALATVPDLLVAIRPTNGVDVRSKEFLLARIRQVADDDRAALIVSDELDDLKACDRVVVMFHGRVVAEFDRGWKDEDVVAAIEGVSGGTARPIASPLSASSGADEHGR; this is translated from the coding sequence ATGGCGGACACCGCGACCGCCCCTGCGGCCGGCCCCGGCACCCCGGCCCCGGTGGCCGAGGCGGCCGGCATCAGCAAACGATTCGGCGCGACCGTCGCGCTGCGCGACGCCCGTATCGCCGTCGCCCCGGGCGAGTCGCACGCCCTGGTCGGACGCAACGGCGCCGGCAAGTCGACGCTCGTGTCCGTCCTCACCGGTCTCCAGCAGCCCGACACCGGCAGTCTGCACTTCTCCGGCGAGCCCGCCCCCGCCGTCGGCGACATCGACGCCTGGCGCTCCCGGGTCGCCTGTGTCTACCAGCGTTCCACGATCATCGGTGAGCTGACCGTCGCGGAGAACCTCTTCCTGAACCGGCAGAGCGGTGGCGCGGTCCGGCCCATCCGCTGGAAGCGGCTGCGCCGACGTGCCGAGGAACTGCTCGGCGAGTACGGCGTGGCCGTCGACCCCACCGCGCGGGCCAGGGACCTCACCGTCGAACAGCGACAGTTCGTCGAGATCGCCCGGGCCCTGTCCTTCGGCGCGCGCTTCATCATCCTCGACGAGCCGACGGCCAAGCTCGACGCCCGCGGCATCGAGCGACTGTTCGACAAGCTCCGGGACCTCCGACGCCAGGGCGTCGCGTTCCTCTTCATCTCGCACCACCTGCAAGAGGTGTACGACCTCTGCGCCACGGTCACCGTCTACCGCGACGCGGCCCACATCCTCACCGCGCCCGTCGCGGAGCTCGGGCACCAGGCCCTGGTGGAGGCCATGACCGGCGAGTCGGCCGGTGCGGCGAACGCCGCGGGCCGGCCCCGGGTCGCACGGGCGAACGCCGCGGAAGTGCTGTCGCTCGACGCGCTGACGCTGCCCGGCGCCTGCGAGGACATCTCCCTGACGGTCCGTTCCGGCGAGGTCGTCGGACTCGCCGGGGCGACGGCCAGCGGAAACGTGCAGGTGGGTGAGGCGATCGCCGGACTGCACCGGGCCAGGACGGGCCGGATCTCGGTCCGCGGCAGGGCCGTGCGCACCGGCAGCGTGCCGTCCGCGCTCGCCGCCGGGGTCGGTTTCGTCCCCGAGGACCGCCACCTCCAGGGACTGGTCGGCAACCGCAGCGTGGCGGAGAACGCGACCCTGACCGTCACCGACCAGCTCGGCCCGTTCGGCACGGTGCTCCCCGCCCGGACCAGGGCGTTCGCCCGGAACATGATCCGCGACCTCGACATCAAGACCCCCGGGGCCGCCACCGCGGTCTCCGCCCTCTCCGGCGGCAACCAGCAGAAGGTCGTCGTCGCCCGAGCCCTGGCCACCGTCCCCGACCTGCTGGTGGCCATCCGGCCCACCAACGGCGTGGACGTCAGGTCCAAGGAGTTCCTGCTCGCCAGGATCCGACAGGTCGCGGACGACGACAGGGCCGCGCTGATCGTCTCCGACGAACTGGACGACCTCAAGGCCTGCGACCGGGTCGTCGTCATGTTCCACGGGCGGGTCGTCGCCGAGTTCGACCGCGGCTGGAAGGACGAGGACGTCGTCGCCGCCATCGAGGGCGTCTCCGGCGGCACGGCCCGGCCCATCGCGTCACCCCTGTCCGCCTCATCCGGCGCAGACGAGCACGGAAGGTAG
- a CDS encoding sugar ABC transporter substrate-binding protein, with protein sequence MKLAHTRSTAAAVTAVVAVLALATACNRESTGSTASGGDKPAVGIDLPRSDSDFWNSYAQYLKSDIKTDGVNALPLSNSQNDVTKLVANVQVFQNTGAKAVVMAPQDTGAVASTLDTLASKKIPVVSVDTRPDKGDVYMVVRADNRAYGTKACEFLGKQLGGTGKVAELQGALDSINGRDRSEAFADCMKTKFPKIKVFELPTDWKGDVASAKLQSLLAQHPDLNGVYMQAGGVFLQPTLALLEQKGLLKPAGQKGHISIVSNDGIPQEFDAIRKGQIDATVSQPADLYAKYALYYAEAAAEGKTFKPGATDHDSTIIKIPNGLEDQLPAPLVTKENVDDKTLWGNNVG encoded by the coding sequence ATGAAGCTCGCTCACACCCGCTCCACCGCCGCAGCCGTCACCGCCGTCGTCGCGGTCCTGGCACTCGCCACCGCGTGCAACCGCGAGAGCACGGGCTCGACGGCCTCGGGCGGCGACAAGCCCGCCGTCGGCATCGACCTGCCGCGCTCCGACTCCGACTTCTGGAACTCCTACGCGCAGTACCTCAAGAGCGACATCAAGACGGACGGCGTCAACGCCCTGCCCCTGAGCAACTCACAGAACGACGTCACCAAACTGGTCGCCAACGTCCAGGTGTTCCAGAACACCGGCGCCAAGGCCGTCGTCATGGCCCCCCAGGACACCGGCGCCGTCGCGTCGACCCTCGACACCCTCGCGTCGAAGAAGATCCCCGTGGTCAGTGTGGACACCAGACCCGACAAGGGCGACGTCTACATGGTCGTCCGCGCGGACAACCGCGCGTACGGCACCAAGGCCTGCGAGTTCCTCGGCAAGCAGCTGGGCGGCACGGGCAAGGTCGCCGAACTCCAGGGGGCCCTGGACTCGATCAACGGGCGCGACCGCTCCGAGGCGTTCGCGGACTGCATGAAGACGAAGTTCCCGAAGATCAAGGTGTTCGAGCTGCCCACCGACTGGAAGGGTGACGTGGCCTCCGCCAAGCTGCAGAGCCTGCTCGCCCAGCACCCCGACCTGAACGGCGTGTACATGCAGGCCGGCGGTGTCTTCCTGCAGCCGACCCTGGCCCTGCTGGAGCAGAAGGGCCTGCTCAAGCCCGCCGGCCAGAAGGGCCACATCTCCATCGTCTCCAACGACGGCATCCCGCAGGAGTTCGACGCGATCCGCAAGGGCCAGATCGACGCCACCGTCTCCCAGCCCGCGGACCTCTACGCCAAGTACGCGCTGTACTACGCCGAGGCCGCGGCCGAGGGCAAGACCTTCAAGCCGGGCGCCACCGACCACGACTCCACCATCATCAAGATCCCCAACGGCCTCGAGGACCAGCTGCCGGCGCCGCTGGTCACCAAGGAAAACGTGGACGACAAGACCCTGTGGGGCAACAACGTCGGCTGA
- a CDS encoding fumarylacetoacetate hydrolase family protein: MKLLRVGAPGQERPAVRTDDGRLLDLSSVTPDIDGAFLASGGVDRARAAVAAGELPELDPAGLRVGAPVARPGKIVCVGLNYRDHAAETGAAIPPRPVVFMKDPGTVVGPYDEVLIPRGSTRTDWEVELAVVIGRRARYLDGPGAARAVIAGYAVSHDVSEREFQLEYSSQWDLGKSCETFNPLGPWLVTADEAGDPQNLALHLSVNGVKRQQGHTGDMIFAVDHLVSYLSRYMVLEPGDVINTGTPAGVALGLPGTPFLRPGDTVELAVDGLGCQRQTFAQA; this comes from the coding sequence GTGAAACTGCTTCGAGTCGGCGCCCCCGGACAGGAGCGCCCCGCCGTCCGCACCGACGACGGCCGGCTGCTCGACCTGTCGTCCGTGACGCCGGACATCGACGGCGCCTTCCTGGCCTCGGGCGGAGTCGACCGGGCCCGCGCGGCCGTCGCGGCGGGAGAACTGCCCGAGCTCGACCCGGCCGGCCTGCGCGTCGGCGCTCCCGTCGCCCGCCCCGGCAAGATCGTCTGTGTCGGTCTCAACTACCGCGACCACGCCGCCGAGACCGGCGCGGCGATCCCTCCGCGCCCGGTGGTCTTCATGAAGGACCCCGGCACGGTCGTCGGCCCGTACGACGAGGTGCTGATCCCGCGAGGCTCGACCAGGACCGACTGGGAGGTCGAACTCGCGGTCGTCATCGGACGACGGGCCCGCTACCTCGACGGCCCCGGGGCCGCGCGGGCCGTGATCGCGGGATACGCGGTCAGCCACGACGTATCCGAGCGCGAGTTCCAGCTCGAGTACTCCTCCCAGTGGGACCTCGGCAAGTCCTGCGAGACCTTCAACCCGCTCGGCCCCTGGCTGGTCACCGCCGACGAGGCCGGCGACCCGCAGAACCTCGCCCTGCACCTGAGCGTCAACGGAGTGAAACGGCAGCAGGGCCACACCGGCGACATGATCTTCGCGGTCGACCACCTCGTGTCCTACCTGAGCCGGTACATGGTCCTGGAACCGGGCGACGTGATCAACACCGGTACGCCCGCGGGTGTGGCCCTGGGGCTCCCCGGCACTCCCTTCCTGCGCCCCGGCGACACCGTCGAGCTCGCCGTCGACGGTCTCGGCTGCCAGCGCCAGACCTTCGCCCAAGCGTGA
- a CDS encoding L-fuconate dehydratase: protein MTATSARITAVDTYDVRFPTSRELDGSDAMNPDPDYSAAYVVLRTDAGDGHEGHGFTFTIGRGNDVQVAAIGALRPHVVGRSVQELCADPGSLSRDLIGDSQLRWLGPEKGVMHMAIGAVLNAVWDLAAKRQDKPLWQLLAHADPEWLVSQVDFRYIADALTPEDALRLLREGRTGIAEREAVLLENGYPGYTTSPGWLGYSDDKLTRLAKQAVADGFTQIKLKVGADLDDDIRRLRTARAAVGNGIRIAIDANQRWNVDEAIEWTDALAEFDPYWIEEPTSPDDVLGHAAVRRAVAPVKVATGEHVQNRIIFKQLLQAGAIDVLQIDAARVGGVNENLAILLLAAEFGVPVCPHAGGVGLCELVQHLSMFDYLALSGTTENRVIEFVDHLHEHFATPVVMRDGHYRAPLAPGFSATMREESIAAYHYPDGAFWTADRAAQGGTA, encoded by the coding sequence TTGACTGCAACCTCCGCCCGGATCACCGCGGTCGACACCTACGACGTCCGCTTCCCCACCTCGCGGGAACTCGACGGCTCCGACGCGATGAACCCGGACCCCGACTACTCCGCCGCCTATGTCGTCCTGCGCACCGATGCCGGTGACGGACACGAAGGCCATGGCTTCACCTTCACCATCGGGCGCGGCAACGATGTCCAGGTCGCGGCGATCGGAGCGCTGAGACCTCATGTCGTCGGGCGGTCCGTCCAGGAACTGTGCGCCGATCCGGGCTCGCTCAGCCGCGACCTGATCGGCGACAGCCAGCTGCGCTGGCTCGGTCCGGAGAAGGGCGTGATGCACATGGCGATCGGCGCCGTGCTCAACGCCGTGTGGGACCTCGCCGCCAAACGCCAGGACAAGCCGCTGTGGCAGCTGCTCGCCCACGCCGACCCCGAATGGCTGGTCTCCCAGGTCGACTTCCGCTACATCGCGGACGCCCTCACCCCCGAGGACGCCCTCAGACTGCTGCGCGAGGGCCGCACCGGCATCGCGGAACGTGAGGCGGTCCTCCTCGAGAACGGCTACCCGGGCTACACCACCTCCCCGGGCTGGCTCGGCTACTCCGACGACAAGCTCACCCGGCTGGCCAAGCAGGCCGTCGCCGACGGCTTCACCCAGATCAAGCTGAAGGTCGGCGCGGACCTGGACGACGACATCCGCCGCCTGCGCACCGCCCGCGCCGCCGTCGGCAACGGGATCCGCATCGCCATCGACGCCAACCAGCGGTGGAACGTGGACGAGGCCATCGAATGGACCGACGCGCTCGCCGAGTTCGACCCGTACTGGATCGAGGAGCCCACCAGCCCGGACGACGTCCTCGGCCACGCCGCCGTGCGCCGGGCGGTCGCACCCGTGAAGGTCGCCACCGGCGAGCACGTGCAGAACCGCATCATCTTCAAACAGCTCCTGCAGGCCGGCGCCATCGACGTCCTCCAGATCGACGCGGCCAGGGTCGGCGGCGTCAACGAGAACCTCGCGATCCTGCTGCTCGCCGCCGAGTTCGGGGTCCCGGTCTGTCCGCACGCCGGCGGGGTGGGCCTGTGCGAGCTGGTGCAGCACCTGTCGATGTTCGACTACCTGGCGCTGTCCGGCACGACCGAGAACCGCGTCATCGAGTTCGTCGACCACCTCCACGAGCACTTCGCCACGCCCGTGGTCATGCGCGACGGCCACTACCGCGCACCGCTCGCCCCCGGGTTCTCCGCCACCATGCGGGAGGAGTCCATCGCCGCGTACCACTACCCGGACGGCGCCTTCTGGACCGCCGACCGCGCTGCTCAGGGAGGAACGGCATGA
- a CDS encoding SDR family NAD(P)-dependent oxidoreductase, giving the protein MTDLAGLRAVVTGGASGIGLATARTLAARGAAVAVLDLDPDGVGEPLIGLRADVTNDGSVRTAVQQAAERLGGLDILVNNAGIGAVGTIEDNPDDDWHRVLDVNVLGIVRVTRAALPHLRRSAHAAVVNTCSIGATAGLPQRALYCASKGAVLSLTLAMAADHVREGIRVNCVNPGTADTPWVSRLLDAADDPESERAALNARQPMGRLVTADEVAAAIVYLASPAAASVTGTSLAVDGGMQGLRLRPAGRS; this is encoded by the coding sequence ATGACCGATCTGGCAGGGCTCAGGGCGGTCGTCACCGGAGGCGCGTCCGGCATCGGCCTCGCGACCGCCCGCACGCTGGCGGCGCGAGGTGCGGCGGTCGCCGTCCTCGATCTCGACCCGGACGGCGTCGGCGAACCGCTGATCGGCCTGCGGGCCGACGTCACGAACGACGGCTCGGTGCGCACCGCCGTGCAGCAGGCCGCCGAGCGGCTCGGCGGCCTGGACATCCTGGTGAACAACGCGGGGATCGGCGCGGTGGGCACCATCGAGGACAACCCGGACGACGACTGGCACCGGGTCCTGGACGTCAACGTCCTCGGAATCGTGCGCGTCACCCGCGCCGCCCTGCCGCATCTGCGTCGCTCCGCTCACGCGGCGGTCGTCAACACCTGCTCCATCGGCGCCACCGCGGGCCTTCCGCAGCGCGCCCTGTACTGCGCCAGCAAAGGCGCGGTTCTCTCGCTCACTCTCGCCATGGCCGCCGACCATGTCCGCGAGGGCATCCGCGTCAACTGCGTGAACCCGGGCACCGCCGACACGCCATGGGTCTCCCGGCTCCTCGACGCCGCGGACGACCCCGAGAGCGAACGCGCCGCCCTCAACGCCCGCCAGCCCATGGGACGCCTGGTCACAGCGGACGAGGTCGCCGCGGCCATCGTCTACCTGGCGAGTCCCGCCGCGGCCTCCGTCACCGGCACCTCGCTGGCGGTGGACGGCGGCATGCAGGGGCTGCGGCTGCGCCCGGCGGGGCGGTCGTGA
- a CDS encoding aldo/keto reductase, with amino-acid sequence MRVTGLGAGAVAVSELALGCAALGNLYRPVSDDAARATVDAAWDVGIRTFDTAPHYGLGLSERRLGAALRDRPRDAYTLSTKVGRLLVPHSGAGDDLAHGFAVPDTHRRVWDFSADGVLRSLETSLERLGVDRVDVALLHDPDAHPEQALREAYPALERLRAEGVIGAIGVGMNQSALPARFVRETDIDVVLLAGRYTLLDQEGLAELLPQAAARGRAVVVGGVFNSGLLTAPRPGATYDYAPAPRPVLDRALRLLEVCERHGVPLRAAALRFPFGHPAVASVLTGARSPQEVHDTVRQLRRPIPDALWDELRAEGLLHPDAPVPSAAPSGRTAPAGHSAPVGGATPSKEPS; translated from the coding sequence GTGAGGGTCACCGGGCTGGGCGCCGGTGCGGTGGCCGTCTCGGAGCTGGCGCTGGGCTGCGCCGCCCTCGGAAACCTCTACCGGCCGGTCTCCGACGACGCCGCCCGGGCCACGGTGGACGCCGCCTGGGACGTCGGCATCCGCACGTTCGACACCGCGCCCCACTACGGGCTCGGCCTGTCGGAACGACGGCTCGGCGCCGCCCTGCGCGACCGCCCCCGGGACGCCTACACCCTCTCCACCAAAGTGGGCCGGCTGCTCGTCCCGCACTCGGGTGCCGGCGACGACCTCGCTCACGGCTTCGCCGTCCCGGACACCCACCGCCGGGTCTGGGACTTCAGCGCCGACGGGGTGCTGCGTTCCCTGGAGACGAGCCTCGAACGTCTCGGCGTCGACCGCGTCGACGTGGCCCTGCTGCACGACCCGGACGCCCACCCCGAGCAGGCGCTGCGCGAGGCGTACCCGGCACTGGAGCGGCTGCGCGCCGAAGGCGTGATCGGCGCGATCGGAGTGGGGATGAACCAGTCGGCGCTGCCCGCCCGGTTCGTGCGCGAGACCGACATCGACGTGGTCCTGCTGGCCGGCCGTTACACGCTGCTCGACCAGGAAGGGCTCGCCGAACTGCTTCCGCAGGCGGCCGCCCGCGGCCGTGCCGTGGTCGTCGGCGGGGTGTTCAACTCCGGTCTGCTCACCGCGCCCCGGCCCGGTGCCACCTACGACTACGCACCGGCTCCCCGGCCGGTGCTCGACCGGGCGCTGCGGCTGCTGGAGGTCTGTGAACGCCACGGCGTGCCGCTGCGGGCCGCCGCGCTGCGCTTCCCGTTCGGTCATCCCGCGGTCGCGAGCGTCCTGACCGGGGCGCGGTCGCCGCAGGAGGTGCACGACACCGTGCGCCAGCTGCGACGCCCGATCCCGGACGCCCTGTGGGACGAGCTGCGCGCCGAGGGCCTGCTCCACCCGGACGCCCCCGTCCCCTCGGCTGCGCCGAGCGGGCGGACCGCACCTGCCGGGCACTCCGCCCCGGTCGGGGGAGCCACGCCGTCGAAGGAGCCGTCATGA
- a CDS encoding L-rhamnose mutarotase encodes MRVALHTKVRADRVEEYEAAHREVPEELTAAIRAAGVSEWTIWRSGTDLFHLLDVADYPAMIAELEKLPVNIEWQARMAGLLDVAHDYSADGADASLPVVWQL; translated from the coding sequence ATGAGGGTCGCCCTGCACACCAAGGTCCGCGCCGACCGCGTCGAGGAGTACGAGGCCGCACACCGCGAGGTACCCGAGGAGCTGACCGCCGCCATCCGCGCCGCGGGCGTGAGCGAGTGGACCATCTGGCGCAGCGGCACCGACCTGTTCCACCTGCTGGACGTCGCGGACTACCCGGCGATGATCGCCGAACTCGAGAAGCTCCCCGTCAACATCGAGTGGCAGGCGCGGATGGCCGGCCTGCTCGACGTCGCCCACGACTACTCCGCGGACGGCGCGGACGCCTCGCTGCCGGTGGTGTGGCAGCTGTGA